From Humisphaera borealis, the proteins below share one genomic window:
- the secG gene encoding preprotein translocase subunit SecG → MVGFFFWFFLVLFTFISLMLILLILIQKGRGGGLSSAFSGGGGGNTAFGSKTGDVLTWITSIGFGIFLVLAVSLNLLANARQKAADKEAAGVPAVTNLEPAVPPAPKPTPATVPAVPTTVPAAAPTTVPAAIAPATVPAAVVPAAVAPAATVPAALPTTAPATKPAG, encoded by the coding sequence ATGGTCGGTTTCTTCTTCTGGTTCTTTCTCGTCCTGTTCACGTTCATCAGCCTGATGCTGATCCTGCTGATCCTGATTCAGAAGGGTCGTGGCGGCGGGCTGTCGAGCGCGTTCAGCGGCGGTGGCGGCGGCAACACGGCGTTCGGGTCCAAGACCGGCGACGTGCTCACCTGGATCACCAGCATCGGCTTCGGCATCTTCCTGGTGCTGGCCGTCTCGCTGAACCTGCTGGCCAACGCCCGCCAGAAGGCTGCCGACAAGGAAGCCGCCGGCGTGCCCGCGGTGACGAACCTGGAGCCGGCGGTGCCGCCGGCACCCAAGCCGACGCCGGCAACCGTGCCTGCCGTCCCCACAACGGTCCCGGCTGCGGCGCCGACAACCGTTCCCGCGGCGATCGCGCCCGCAACGGTTCCGGCCGCCGTCGTTCCGGCTGCAGTTGCTCCGGCGGCAACCGTGCCCGCGGCCCTGCCCACGACCGCTCCGGCGACGAAGCCCGCGGGCTGA
- a CDS encoding YicC/YloC family endoribonuclease yields MIVSMTGFGDATAERNGTHYAVEIRSLNNRFYKPVIKLPESLNGLEPELESMLRDKLGRGSITFSLKMRSDSAEAAYHLNVPALQTYLQQLQQVKGLTELVRIDLAGLVALPGVCQEPRDESDEIEKHGPVVRELMTKAIAKLSAMRKKEGEVLFVDLMKQLTHMRANLKEIADLAPGVVEEYHRRLRERVNKLLAQAEVQVSQVDLIKEVAVFAERADIAEEITRLTAHLNSFEQSCRETEHGGRKLDFIAQEMLREANTIAAKANDAEIAKRIVEIKGAIDRVKEQVQNIE; encoded by the coding sequence ATGATCGTTTCGATGACCGGCTTTGGTGACGCGACCGCGGAACGCAACGGCACGCATTACGCCGTCGAGATCCGCTCGCTCAACAACCGCTTCTATAAGCCGGTCATCAAGCTCCCAGAGTCGCTCAACGGGCTTGAGCCGGAACTGGAATCGATGCTCCGCGACAAGCTCGGCCGAGGCTCGATCACCTTCAGCCTGAAGATGCGGTCGGATTCGGCCGAGGCGGCGTATCACCTGAACGTCCCTGCTTTGCAGACCTACCTGCAGCAGCTCCAGCAGGTGAAGGGCCTGACCGAACTGGTGCGGATCGACCTGGCGGGCCTGGTAGCCCTTCCCGGCGTTTGCCAGGAGCCGCGCGACGAAAGCGACGAGATCGAAAAGCACGGCCCGGTCGTCCGCGAGCTGATGACCAAGGCGATCGCCAAGCTGTCGGCGATGCGCAAGAAGGAAGGCGAAGTCCTCTTCGTCGACCTGATGAAACAGCTCACGCACATGCGGGCCAACCTGAAGGAAATCGCCGACCTCGCCCCCGGCGTGGTCGAAGAGTATCACCGGCGGCTCCGCGAGCGGGTGAACAAGCTGCTCGCCCAGGCCGAGGTGCAGGTGAGCCAGGTGGATTTGATCAAAGAGGTCGCCGTCTTCGCCGAGCGGGCCGACATCGCCGAGGAAATCACCCGGCTGACGGCGCACCTGAACTCGTTCGAGCAAAGCTGCCGCGAGACCGAGCACGGCGGACGGAAGCTGGACTTCATCGCGCAGGAAATGCTGCGGGAAGCCAATACCATCGCCGCCAAGGCCAACGACGCCGAGATCGCCAAGCGGATCGTCGAGATCAAGGGCGCCATCGACCGGGTCAAGGAACAGGTGCAGAATATCGAGTGA
- the gmk gene encoding guanylate kinase: MAELTSDHPGTLLVLCGPSGVGKSTISRLLAENHGVTYIVSATTRPKKDGDEKGKIYDHIEKLEFFRRLDNDEFLEYAQVYGDYYGTPKKAALDNMRAGKDVLLEIDVQGALQVRYQYADALMIFILPPDERTLLQRLTDRGRDSAEEIQKRSRAAKREIHMAKGSRAFDYMVINDNLDQAVAEIIRIIHHKKAGI, translated from the coding sequence ATGGCCGAACTGACCTCCGACCATCCCGGTACCCTGCTCGTGCTCTGCGGCCCCTCGGGGGTCGGCAAGAGCACGATCTCGCGATTGCTCGCCGAGAATCACGGTGTCACTTACATCGTCTCGGCGACCACGCGGCCCAAGAAGGACGGCGACGAGAAGGGCAAGATCTACGACCACATCGAGAAGCTGGAATTCTTCCGGCGGCTCGATAACGACGAGTTTCTCGAATACGCGCAGGTCTACGGCGACTATTATGGTACGCCCAAGAAGGCCGCGCTCGACAACATGCGGGCCGGTAAGGACGTGCTGCTGGAGATCGACGTTCAGGGCGCGTTGCAGGTGCGGTACCAGTACGCCGACGCACTGATGATCTTCATCCTGCCGCCGGACGAGCGGACGCTGCTGCAGCGGCTGACCGACCGCGGCCGCGACAGCGCCGAAGAGATTCAAAAGCGATCCCGCGCCGCCAAGCGCGAGATCCACATGGCCAAGGGCAGCCGAGCGTTCGACTACATGGTGATCAACGACAACCTCGACCAGGCGGTCGCCGAGATCATCCGGATCATTCATCACAAGAAGGCAGGAATCTGA
- the tpiA gene encoding triose-phosphate isomerase: MARTKFVAGNWKMNTNKAAAVALAKGVADGAPKSGVEVGICPPFVYLDAVSAAIAGSPVLLGAQDVYFEKDGAFTGEVSLAMLKDLGVKFVLTGHSERRHVIKEPAELVAKKAQAIYDAGLTVVHCVGEKLEERDAGTTFAVCQKQIEELATSLTDAKRVVIAYEPVWAIGTGRTASDEQAQEVHAFIRDFMGKRWNKDFADAVRIQYGGSMKPDNAKGLLGQKDVDGGLIGGAALKADSFLAIAKAGL; the protein is encoded by the coding sequence ATGGCTCGTACGAAGTTTGTCGCCGGTAACTGGAAGATGAACACGAACAAGGCCGCCGCCGTGGCGCTGGCCAAGGGCGTGGCCGACGGGGCGCCGAAGTCTGGCGTTGAGGTCGGCATCTGCCCGCCGTTCGTGTACCTGGATGCGGTCTCGGCGGCGATCGCCGGCTCGCCGGTGCTGCTGGGCGCGCAGGACGTCTACTTCGAAAAGGACGGCGCGTTCACCGGCGAAGTCTCGCTGGCGATGCTGAAGGACCTGGGCGTGAAGTTCGTCCTGACCGGCCACAGCGAACGCCGGCATGTGATCAAGGAGCCGGCGGAGCTGGTCGCCAAGAAGGCCCAGGCGATTTACGACGCCGGGCTGACGGTGGTGCACTGCGTCGGCGAGAAGCTCGAAGAGCGCGACGCCGGCACTACCTTCGCCGTCTGTCAGAAGCAGATCGAAGAACTGGCGACATCGCTGACGGATGCCAAGCGCGTGGTCATCGCGTACGAGCCGGTCTGGGCGATCGGCACCGGCCGGACGGCGAGCGACGAGCAGGCCCAGGAAGTGCACGCGTTTATTCGCGACTTTATGGGCAAGCGGTGGAACAAGGATTTCGCGGACGCCGTCCGCATTCAGTACGGCGGCAGCATGAAGCCGGACAACGCCAAGGGGTTGCTCGGTCAGAAAGACGTCGACGGCGGCCTGATCGGTGGCGCGGCGTTGAAGGCGGATAGTTTCTTGGCGATCGCAAAGGCGGGCCTGTAG